From Pseudomonas sp. stari2, a single genomic window includes:
- a CDS encoding FtsX-like permease family protein: MRVFRQTLIALLSHWRRHPVQFFSVLTGLWLATSLLTGVEALNSQARDSYARASQMIGGEPQASLSTPNGATFSQQWFVDLRRQGWPVSPVLQGRLILKGHESQRLQLMGIEPVSLPADSAVAGQAMPIERIVEFFSQPGSTWISPDTLQALNLTEGATPQTETGQTLPPLRAQKDMAPGVLLVDIGVAQRLLEQPDQLSRLLLPKDFHADVPAALKGQLQLKSSGEENNLTRLTESFHLNLDALGFLSFVVGLFIVHAAIGLALEQRRGLLRTLCACGVSARMLITCLIVELGALALIGGLFGVVSGYWLASVLLPDVAASLRGLYGAEVAGQLRLSPWWWFSGIGLSLLGALLAGANSLLRAARLPLLAVADPQAWHEQHARWLRRQGWVAGVFAAIALIALVLGDSLASGFVLMAGLLLGAALALPVVLSALLNGLLGRRRSVLGQWFLADCRQQLPALSLALMALLLAMAANIGAGSMTAGFRQTFNDWLEQRLTAELYLNPSNPAQARELYSWLKQQPSVTAILPNWQVSVTLQGWPTEVFGIIDHPHYRQHWPLLEARGNAPWALLATDDAVMLSEQLARRLKVRPGDHLTIPTPGLSWSPRIVGIYADYGNPKGHVLVNSNHLLRSWPQLTPNRFNLRIEPAKIPALLSALQARFQLDDSRIVDQARLKGWSVQVFERTFAATAALNSLTLAVAGVALFISLLTQSQSRLGQLAPLWALGVTRRQLMLLNLGQTWLLAVLTLLLALPLGIGLAWCLDAVINVQAFGWRLPLRIFPWQLLQLMGLALLATLLASAWPLYSLYRTQPADLLRTFAHED, encoded by the coding sequence GTGAGGGTTTTCCGGCAAACACTGATCGCCTTGCTCAGTCACTGGCGACGACACCCGGTGCAGTTCTTCAGCGTGCTCACCGGGTTGTGGCTGGCCACCAGCCTGCTGACCGGTGTCGAGGCGCTCAACAGTCAGGCGCGGGACAGTTACGCGCGAGCCAGCCAGATGATCGGCGGCGAACCCCAGGCCAGCCTGAGCACGCCGAATGGCGCGACGTTTTCCCAGCAGTGGTTTGTCGATTTGCGCCGGCAAGGCTGGCCGGTTTCGCCAGTGTTGCAAGGGCGTTTGATCCTCAAAGGCCATGAGTCCCAACGCCTGCAATTGATGGGCATTGAGCCGGTGTCGCTGCCGGCCGACAGCGCGGTGGCGGGGCAGGCGATGCCGATCGAGCGTATCGTCGAATTCTTCAGCCAGCCGGGCAGCACCTGGATTTCCCCCGACACCTTGCAAGCGTTGAATCTGACCGAGGGTGCGACACCGCAAACCGAAACCGGCCAGACGTTGCCGCCGCTGCGGGCGCAAAAAGACATGGCGCCCGGCGTGCTGCTGGTGGATATCGGCGTTGCCCAGCGCTTGCTCGAACAACCCGATCAACTGTCGCGCCTGCTGTTGCCCAAGGATTTTCACGCCGACGTACCGGCCGCGCTCAAAGGCCAGTTGCAGCTCAAGAGCAGCGGCGAAGAAAACAATCTGACGCGGCTGACCGAAAGCTTTCACCTCAACCTCGATGCGCTTGGGTTTCTTTCGTTTGTCGTCGGCCTGTTCATCGTGCATGCCGCCATTGGCCTCGCACTGGAACAGCGTCGCGGGTTGCTGCGCACGTTGTGCGCCTGCGGTGTCAGTGCGCGAATGTTGATCACTTGCCTGATCGTCGAACTCGGAGCGCTGGCGCTGATCGGCGGACTGTTCGGTGTCGTCAGCGGCTACTGGCTGGCCAGTGTGCTGCTGCCGGATGTCGCCGCCAGTCTGCGCGGGTTGTACGGCGCGGAAGTGGCGGGGCAGTTGCGTTTGAGCCCCTGGTGGTGGTTCAGCGGTATCGGCTTGAGCCTGCTCGGCGCATTGCTGGCCGGGGCCAACAGTCTGCTGCGGGCGGCGCGTCTGCCGTTGCTGGCGGTGGCTGATCCGCAAGCCTGGCATGAACAGCATGCGCGCTGGTTGCGCCGGCAGGGTTGGGTGGCTGGGGTGTTTGCGGCGATTGCGTTGATTGCGCTGGTGTTGGGCGACAGTCTCGCCAGCGGATTTGTGTTGATGGCCGGGTTGTTGCTCGGCGCCGCGCTGGCGCTGCCGGTGGTACTCAGTGCGCTGTTGAACGGCTTGCTTGGGCGCCGTCGTTCGGTGCTGGGGCAGTGGTTTCTCGCCGACTGCCGACAGCAACTGCCGGCACTGAGTCTGGCCTTGATGGCGTTGCTGCTGGCGATGGCTGCCAACATCGGCGCCGGCAGCATGACCGCCGGTTTTCGCCAGACCTTCAACGACTGGCTCGAACAACGGCTCACCGCCGAGCTCTATCTGAATCCGAGTAATCCGGCCCAGGCCCGCGAGCTGTACAGCTGGCTCAAGCAACAGCCGAGTGTCACGGCGATCCTGCCCAACTGGCAGGTGTCGGTGACGCTGCAAGGCTGGCCGACGGAGGTGTTCGGCATCATCGACCATCCGCACTATCGCCAGCACTGGCCGCTGCTCGAAGCCCGAGGCAACGCCCCGTGGGCTTTGCTGGCCACGGACGACGCGGTGATGCTCAGCGAGCAACTCGCACGCCGGCTCAAGGTGCGGCCGGGGGATCACCTGACGATTCCGACGCCGGGCCTGTCGTGGTCGCCGCGCATCGTCGGGATCTACGCCGACTACGGCAATCCCAAGGGCCATGTGCTGGTCAACAGCAATCACCTGTTACGCAGCTGGCCGCAATTGACGCCAAACCGTTTCAACCTGCGGATCGAACCGGCAAAGATTCCGGCATTGCTCAGCGCCTTGCAGGCACGCTTTCAGCTCGATGACAGCCGCATCGTCGATCAGGCGCGGCTCAAGGGCTGGTCGGTGCAGGTTTTTGAGCGGACCTTTGCAGCGACGGCTGCGCTCAACAGCCTGACGCTGGCGGTCGCCGGTGTGGCGTTGTTCATCAGTCTGCTGACCCAGAGCCAGAGCCGTCTCGGCCAACTGGCGCCGCTGTGGGCATTGGGCGTTACGCGCCGGCAGTTGATGCTGCTCAATCTCGGTCAGACCTGGCTGCTGGCGGTGCTGACACTGTTGCTGGCCTTGCCGTTGGGCATCGGGCTGGCGTGGTGCCTGGATGCGGTGATCAACGTACAGGCTTTCGGCTGGCGCCTGCCGTTGCGGATATTTCCGTGGCAATTGCTGCAACTAATGGGGCTGGCGCTGCTGGCGACATTGCTGGCTTCGGCGTGGCCGCTGTATTCGCTGTACCGCACGCAACCGGCGGATCTGCTGAGGACGTTTGCCCATGAGGATTAG
- a CDS encoding ABC transporter ATP-binding protein → MLQVLNVFKSYLTPQGPLPVLQGIDLTLNPGSSLALMGESGSGKSTLLHLIAGLDKVDSGSIRSGEYRLDEMSEAQLANWRRTEIGLVFQQYNLIGSLRIEDNLAFQARLAGRHDPRWQNHLVQRLGLGDLLKRYPEQLSGGQQQRVALGRALASRPKLLLADEPTGSLDEATSNEVLRLLLELLDDTPTTLLMVTHSQRVAARLAERVVLSNGRLT, encoded by the coding sequence ATGCTGCAGGTTCTAAACGTCTTCAAGAGCTATCTCACTCCGCAAGGCCCGTTGCCCGTGTTGCAGGGCATCGACCTGACGCTCAACCCCGGCAGCAGCCTGGCGCTGATGGGCGAGTCGGGCAGCGGCAAAAGCACACTGCTGCACCTGATCGCCGGCCTGGATAAAGTCGACAGCGGCAGCATCCGCAGCGGCGAATATCGACTCGACGAAATGAGCGAAGCGCAACTGGCCAACTGGCGGCGCACGGAAATCGGTCTGGTGTTTCAGCAATACAACCTGATCGGCAGCCTGCGCATCGAAGACAACCTGGCGTTTCAGGCGCGATTGGCCGGGCGCCATGACCCACGTTGGCAGAACCATCTGGTGCAGCGTCTGGGGCTGGGCGATCTGCTAAAGCGCTATCCCGAACAACTCTCCGGTGGCCAGCAACAACGAGTCGCGCTCGGTCGGGCGTTGGCGTCGCGGCCCAAATTATTGCTGGCCGACGAACCCACCGGCAGCCTCGACGAAGCGACCAGCAACGAGGTGCTGCGGCTGTTGCTGGAATTGCTCGACGACACGCCGACCACCTTGCTGATGGTCACTCACAGCCAACGCGTGGCCGCGCGACTGGCGGAGCGGGTGGTGTTGTCCAATGGTCGACTGACGTGA
- a CDS encoding lipocalin-like domain-containing protein has translation MRIRFVVVFLALLLSGCDNPAPEQKGFAGMGAQAQAFTPVVPGRVFSFPTDHGVHDGFRIEWWYVTANLKDAQGNDFGVQWTLFRSALNPSPEQPGWANQTIWLGHAAVTSASVHHAAERYARGGVGQAGVRAVPFEAWIDDWRFVSQASDPLGDMQLSAKDKNFSYQLRLTSSRPLVLQGDHGFSQKSEQGQASYYYSQPFFLASGTLEIDGQTYTVNGPAWLDREWSSQPLTANQTGWDWFSLHLDDGAHVMLYRMRQKEGAPYLTGTWIDADGQTETLHADQIKLTPQDTAKVAGRSMPVRWSIGIPEKNLQITLDAINPNAWMGLRIPYWEGPVQLSGSQGGRGYLEMTGY, from the coding sequence ATGAGGATTAGGTTCGTTGTGGTGTTTCTGGCGCTGTTGCTCAGTGGCTGCGACAACCCGGCACCAGAGCAGAAAGGCTTCGCCGGGATGGGCGCTCAGGCGCAGGCCTTCACACCGGTGGTGCCGGGGCGGGTGTTCAGCTTTCCGACGGATCACGGTGTCCATGACGGTTTTCGCATCGAGTGGTGGTACGTGACCGCCAATCTCAAGGATGCCCAAGGCAATGATTTCGGCGTGCAATGGACACTGTTTCGCAGCGCGTTGAACCCCTCGCCGGAGCAACCGGGCTGGGCCAATCAAACGATCTGGCTCGGCCATGCGGCGGTGACGTCGGCCAGCGTCCATCACGCCGCCGAACGTTATGCCCGTGGCGGCGTCGGGCAGGCCGGGGTGCGTGCGGTACCGTTCGAGGCGTGGATCGATGACTGGCGTTTCGTCAGTCAGGCGAGCGATCCGCTGGGGGACATGCAGCTCAGCGCAAAGGACAAAAACTTCAGCTACCAACTGCGCCTGACCTCCAGCCGCCCGCTGGTGCTGCAAGGCGATCACGGCTTCAGTCAGAAATCCGAACAGGGCCAGGCGTCCTATTACTACAGCCAGCCGTTTTTCCTGGCCAGCGGCACCCTGGAAATCGATGGTCAGACCTACACCGTCAACGGCCCGGCCTGGCTCGACCGCGAGTGGAGCAGCCAGCCGCTGACCGCTAATCAGACGGGTTGGGACTGGTTCTCCCTGCATCTGGACGACGGCGCGCACGTCATGCTCTACCGCATGCGCCAGAAGGAGGGCGCGCCGTACCTCACCGGCACCTGGATTGACGCCGATGGCCAGACCGAAACGCTGCACGCCGACCAGATCAAACTGACCCCGCAGGACACCGCGAAGGTTGCTGGCCGCTCGATGCCGGTGCGCTGGTCGATCGGGATTCCGGAAAAGAATCTGCAGATCACCCTCGATGCAATCAACCCCAATGCCTGGATGGGGCTGCGCATCCCTTACTGGGAAGGGCCGGTGCAGTTGAGCGGCAGTCAGGGCGGGCGCGGTTATCTGGAGATGACCGGGTACTGA
- a CDS encoding CpsD/CapB family tyrosine-protein kinase, whose translation MDGSTNKNLSIASPSESNLTSTVLDLDLRILFLTAANPGAGTTTSALAMASQLAQMSSGLVLYVDASQSANNLTQQLNLGKERGLRDLLFNPDNPPLLQDCVVQVSSLPFHVLPNGRPIRTMEHLTAERLSPLLDQLGSQYRFVVIDGDAVYSAADTLVISTQVDGVVFVVRAEDTRWEVAQAAVQRLTQAGAKVVGSVFNRRKYYMPKWLYKNL comes from the coding sequence ATGGACGGTTCAACCAACAAAAACCTGAGCATTGCCAGCCCCAGCGAGTCGAACCTGACGTCGACCGTGCTGGACCTGGATCTGCGGATCCTGTTCCTGACCGCCGCCAACCCCGGCGCCGGCACCACCACCAGCGCCCTGGCCATGGCCAGCCAACTGGCACAGATGAGCAGCGGACTGGTGCTGTACGTCGATGCCAGTCAGTCGGCGAACAACCTCACCCAGCAACTGAACCTGGGCAAGGAGCGCGGCCTGCGCGACCTGCTGTTCAACCCCGACAACCCGCCGCTGTTGCAGGACTGCGTGGTGCAGGTGTCGAGCCTGCCGTTTCACGTGCTGCCCAACGGCCGGCCGATCCGCACCATGGAGCACCTGACCGCCGAGCGTCTGAGCCCGTTGCTCGATCAGTTGGGCAGCCAGTACCGCTTCGTGGTCATCGATGGCGATGCGGTGTATTCGGCGGCCGACACGCTGGTCATCAGCACTCAGGTCGACGGCGTGGTGTTCGTGGTACGTGCCGAGGATACCCGCTGGGAGGTCGCCCAGGCGGCCGTGCAGCGGCTGACCCAGGCCGGGGCGAAAGTGGTCGGCAGCGTGTTCAACCGGCGCAAGTACTACATGCCCAAATGGCTGTACAAAAACCTGTAA
- a CDS encoding sulfatase-like hydrolase/transferase, whose protein sequence is MFRYLKELLLVIYLLLYSDYYLERLNAMGIGPAVLLFGAMFLALTFSLLLTAYIRQTFIRHLFALAMFVSAVFFDVYTRVTADYLTYSSFVSLVYSGGFIQEAAYQYRDAIVHGLLNGLLLLIGIGLRPRHSIPVPNALRVAAPVAGVLLLSAVLFVRAGEGARGLPIMYTPLAYLNLFGYEALHNTVGPREPVTLARNGPAVSHDIVLIIDESISGNYLDINAPFGVHSNLKQAHPGVEIFNYGYAVSIANCSADTNVTLRYGGTRTDYMRINTTLPSIWQYAKKAGLRTVYIDAQRTGGNLQNLMTDTEKKDIDEFVQFDQTSVRDRDMAAAAKLIELLNDDKPELVVINKVGAHFPVHDKYPDAFMAYRPTLPRGQFTEVADTGKRDGFNGQPDDWVLYRNAYKNTMLWNVGEFFSRVFAQANLNNALLIYTSDHGQDLHERGNPGLNTHCGGDPVEEEGLVPLVVIQGDQLHTLDWSAQLVANKDRSSHYNIFPTLLQLMGYDLAGIESVYGKPLSVPTTDDFTFNYRFNARLGAKPEWKHVDLNSIVTPGEAPTSVAAGQ, encoded by the coding sequence ATGTTTCGATATTTGAAAGAACTGCTTTTAGTTATTTATCTACTGCTTTATTCCGATTATTACCTTGAGCGTTTAAATGCCATGGGTATCGGCCCGGCAGTACTTCTTTTTGGCGCGATGTTTTTGGCGCTGACTTTCTCATTATTACTAACGGCCTATATAAGGCAGACTTTCATTCGGCACTTGTTCGCATTGGCGATGTTTGTTTCGGCGGTGTTTTTTGATGTTTATACCCGGGTCACCGCCGATTACCTGACGTACAGCAGTTTTGTCTCTCTGGTGTATTCGGGTGGCTTCATTCAGGAAGCGGCGTACCAGTACCGGGACGCGATCGTCCACGGGCTACTCAACGGACTTTTACTGTTGATCGGCATCGGCCTGCGGCCGCGTCATTCGATTCCGGTTCCCAATGCGCTGCGAGTCGCGGCGCCAGTGGCGGGTGTATTGCTGCTTAGCGCCGTGCTGTTCGTTCGGGCCGGAGAGGGCGCGCGCGGGTTGCCGATCATGTACACGCCTTTGGCCTACCTCAACCTGTTTGGCTACGAGGCGCTGCACAACACCGTCGGCCCCCGTGAGCCGGTGACCCTGGCGCGCAACGGCCCGGCAGTGAGCCACGACATCGTGCTGATCATCGACGAAAGCATTTCCGGCAATTACCTGGACATCAACGCGCCGTTCGGCGTGCACAGCAACCTCAAGCAGGCGCATCCGGGTGTCGAGATCTTCAACTACGGCTATGCGGTGTCCATCGCCAATTGCAGCGCTGACACCAACGTCACCCTGCGCTACGGCGGCACCCGTACCGATTACATGCGCATCAACACTACGTTGCCGTCGATCTGGCAGTACGCGAAAAAGGCCGGCCTGCGCACCGTCTACATCGACGCCCAGCGCACCGGCGGCAATCTGCAGAACCTGATGACCGACACCGAGAAAAAGGACATCGACGAGTTTGTGCAATTCGACCAGACCAGCGTCCGCGACCGCGACATGGCCGCCGCTGCCAAGCTGATCGAACTGCTCAACGATGACAAACCGGAGCTGGTGGTGATCAACAAGGTCGGCGCGCATTTCCCGGTGCACGACAAATACCCCGATGCTTTCATGGCCTACCGCCCGACCTTGCCGCGCGGCCAGTTCACTGAAGTCGCCGACACTGGCAAACGTGATGGTTTCAACGGCCAGCCCGATGACTGGGTGCTGTACCGCAACGCCTACAAAAACACCATGCTGTGGAATGTCGGCGAGTTTTTCTCGCGAGTGTTTGCCCAGGCCAACCTGAACAACGCGCTGCTGATCTACACCTCAGATCACGGCCAGGACCTGCACGAGCGTGGCAACCCGGGGCTCAACACCCATTGCGGCGGCGACCCGGTGGAAGAAGAGGGATTGGTGCCGCTGGTGGTGATTCAGGGCGATCAATTGCACACGCTCGACTGGTCGGCACAACTGGTGGCCAATAAGGATCGCTCCAGTCACTACAACATTTTCCCGACCCTGCTGCAGTTGATGGGTTACGACCTGGCGGGGATCGAGTCGGTCTACGGCAAACCGCTTAGCGTGCCGACGACGGATGATTTCACCTTCAACTACCGCTTCAACGCGCGGTTGGGGGCCAAGCCCGAGTGGAAACACGTTGATCTGAACAGCATCGTGACGCCGGGTGAGGCGCCGACCAGTGTTGCAGCAGGGCAGTAA
- a CDS encoding UDP-glucose/GDP-mannose dehydrogenase family protein yields MDVSVFGTGYVGLIQAAALADVGHRVLCVDIDPNKIKQLQQAVPPISEPGLSATLEDNIKAGRLLFTTQASDAVEHAELIFIAVGTPADEDGSADLSHVLNVARQIASFMEADRTLIIKSTVPVGTADQVLDTANNELRRRGKSGLNVRIVSNPEFLKEGSALADCMRPDRIIVGTLDPEAREQLSELYAPFCRNHEKLMFMDNRSAELTKYAANAMLATRISFMNELANLTELLGADIEAVRKGIGSDPRIGYHFIYPGCGFGGSCFPKDLRALLHTAEHNGMPLKLLRSVTDVNDTQRHILFSKLKAQFPQGLAGKSIAVWGLAFKPNTDDMREAPSRYLMDALWAEGASVQAYDPEAMSECRRIYGYRDDLHLCATRDDTLEDADALVICTEWKNFRVVDFELLADKLRSKVIIDGRNLYNPEQVAAAGLHYSGIGLRHIAPDGLRS; encoded by the coding sequence ATGGACGTGAGCGTATTTGGTACGGGCTATGTTGGCCTGATACAAGCTGCGGCACTTGCCGATGTCGGACATCGAGTACTGTGTGTCGATATAGACCCGAACAAGATTAAACAACTGCAACAGGCAGTTCCGCCTATCAGTGAACCGGGTCTGTCGGCAACTTTGGAAGACAACATCAAGGCCGGGCGCTTGTTGTTCACCACCCAGGCCAGCGATGCCGTTGAACACGCCGAACTGATCTTCATCGCCGTGGGTACGCCGGCTGACGAGGACGGTTCCGCCGACCTCAGTCATGTGCTCAACGTGGCGCGGCAGATCGCAAGCTTCATGGAGGCCGATCGCACCCTGATCATCAAGTCCACAGTGCCGGTCGGCACGGCGGATCAGGTACTCGACACCGCCAACAACGAATTGCGCCGGCGCGGCAAAAGCGGCCTCAACGTGCGGATCGTCTCCAACCCGGAATTTCTCAAGGAGGGCAGCGCCCTCGCCGACTGTATGCGCCCCGACCGGATCATCGTCGGCACCCTGGACCCTGAAGCCAGGGAACAGTTGAGCGAACTCTACGCGCCGTTCTGCCGCAACCACGAAAAACTGATGTTCATGGACAACCGCAGCGCCGAGCTGACCAAGTACGCGGCCAACGCGATGCTCGCCACTCGCATCAGCTTCATGAACGAACTGGCCAACCTCACCGAGCTGCTGGGCGCTGACATCGAAGCCGTGCGTAAAGGCATCGGCTCGGACCCGCGCATCGGCTATCACTTCATCTACCCCGGCTGCGGCTTCGGTGGCTCGTGCTTTCCCAAGGATCTGCGCGCCCTGCTGCACACTGCCGAACACAACGGCATGCCGCTGAAATTGCTGCGCAGTGTCACCGACGTCAACGATACGCAGCGGCACATCCTGTTCAGCAAACTCAAGGCGCAGTTCCCGCAGGGCCTGGCCGGCAAATCCATCGCCGTCTGGGGCCTGGCGTTCAAGCCGAACACCGATGACATGCGCGAAGCCCCCAGCCGTTATCTGATGGATGCCCTGTGGGCCGAAGGCGCCAGCGTGCAGGCCTACGATCCGGAAGCCATGTCCGAATGCCGGCGCATTTATGGTTACCGTGATGACCTGCACCTGTGCGCCACTCGCGACGACACTCTGGAAGACGCCGACGCACTGGTGATCTGCACGGAGTGGAAGAACTTTCGCGTGGTGGACTTCGAACTGCTGGCCGACAAGCTGCGCTCGAAGGTGATCATCGACGGACGCAATCTCTACAACCCGGAACAAGTGGCTGCCGCCGGCCTGCACTACAGCGGCATCGGTCTGCGGCATATCGCGCCTGACGGGTTGCGGTCATGA
- a CDS encoding sugar transferase has translation MTGHEKGVPIQHLVRDKRMDPEHRMRLDAAIHRQGQGWVTGREGGRPWQLSRTNRVLACFGALVILVMISPLLIGLALAIKFTSKGPVMFVQKRTGYRGRKFGMYKFRTMVANAEELKESLRHLNKHGADAIDFKIDQDPRITRIGGFLRRTSLDELPNLINVVTGDMRLVGPRPTSFNAYRYKDKHLARLAIYPGMTGLWQISGRSNIDFDQRVELDLSYIAEQSLLLDLKILLKTPFKVFSGHGAS, from the coding sequence ATGACTGGACATGAGAAAGGTGTACCGATCCAACATCTGGTTCGTGACAAACGCATGGATCCGGAACATCGAATGCGCCTCGATGCGGCGATTCACCGCCAGGGCCAGGGCTGGGTGACCGGTCGCGAGGGCGGCCGTCCGTGGCAATTGTCCCGCACCAACCGGGTGCTGGCCTGCTTCGGCGCGTTGGTCATCCTGGTGATGATTTCGCCGCTGCTGATCGGTTTGGCGCTCGCCATCAAGTTCACCAGCAAAGGCCCGGTGATGTTCGTGCAGAAACGCACCGGCTACCGCGGACGCAAGTTCGGCATGTACAAATTTCGCACCATGGTCGCCAACGCCGAAGAACTGAAAGAGTCGCTACGCCACCTCAACAAACACGGTGCCGACGCGATCGACTTCAAGATCGATCAGGACCCGCGCATCACCCGGATCGGCGGTTTCCTGCGGCGCACCAGCCTCGACGAACTGCCCAACCTGATCAATGTGGTGACCGGCGACATGCGCCTGGTCGGCCCTCGTCCGACCTCGTTCAACGCCTACCGCTACAAGGACAAACACCTCGCCCGTCTGGCGATCTACCCCGGCATGACCGGCCTGTGGCAGATCTCCGGGCGCAGCAATATCGACTTCGACCAGCGCGTTGAGTTGGACCTCAGCTACATCGCCGAGCAGAGCCTGTTGCTTGATTTGAAGATCCTGTTGAAAACCCCTTTCAAAGTATTCAGCGGCCACGGAGCAAGCTAA
- a CDS encoding NAD-dependent epimerase/dehydratase family protein: MKILVTGAAGFIGAHCVLRLMRDGHQVVGLDNFNTYYDPQLKHDRVRWVRGQVGDFQIARVDLADAAAVDALFVRECPQVVIHLAAQAGVRYSLENPQAYLNSNLSGFLNILESCRHHPVEHLIYASSSSVYGANQHTPYTVHDDVNHPLSLYAATKKANELMAHSYSYLFGIPCTGLRFFTVYGPWGRPDMSPIQFARAITEGLPLKLFNYGLHQRDFTYIDDIVESIARLTVHPPHTHPEWDREHPDAGSSMAPWCLFNIGGHHPVELKTYLALMEKHLGQKAIVELLPLQPGDVLNTCADTDDLAQATGFQPRIELDEGLGRFIAWYRDYYPTAYRPRAARG; the protein is encoded by the coding sequence ATGAAAATCCTCGTCACCGGTGCGGCCGGGTTCATTGGCGCTCATTGCGTGTTGCGGTTGATGCGCGACGGGCATCAGGTCGTCGGCCTGGACAATTTCAACACCTATTACGACCCACAGCTCAAGCATGATCGTGTGCGCTGGGTGCGTGGCCAGGTCGGTGACTTCCAGATTGCCAGAGTCGACCTGGCCGACGCCGCCGCTGTCGATGCGCTGTTTGTCCGCGAGTGCCCGCAAGTGGTGATCCACCTGGCGGCGCAGGCCGGGGTGCGTTATTCGCTGGAAAATCCACAGGCCTATCTGAACAGCAATCTCAGTGGTTTCCTGAACATTCTGGAAAGCTGCCGGCATCATCCGGTCGAGCATTTGATCTATGCCTCGTCGAGTTCAGTGTACGGCGCCAATCAGCACACGCCGTACACGGTGCATGACGACGTCAATCACCCGTTGTCACTGTACGCCGCGACCAAAAAAGCCAATGAGCTGATGGCTCACAGCTACAGCTACCTGTTCGGCATTCCCTGCACCGGGCTGCGCTTTTTCACGGTGTACGGGCCCTGGGGCCGGCCGGACATGTCGCCGATCCAGTTCGCCCGGGCCATCACCGAAGGCCTGCCGTTGAAGCTTTTCAACTATGGCCTGCACCAGCGTGATTTCACCTATATCGACGACATCGTCGAGAGCATTGCCCGCCTCACGGTCCATCCGCCGCATACCCATCCGGAATGGGACCGCGAGCACCCCGACGCGGGCAGCAGCATGGCGCCGTGGTGCCTGTTCAACATCGGCGGCCACCATCCGGTGGAGCTGAAAACCTACCTGGCCCTGATGGAAAAACACCTCGGCCAGAAAGCCATTGTCGAGCTGCTGCCCCTGCAACCGGGCGACGTGCTCAACACCTGTGCCGACACCGACGATCTGGCCCAGGCCACCGGGTTCCAGCCCCGGATAGAGCTGGATGAAGGACTGGGGCGTTTCATCGCCTGGTATCGCGACTACTACCCCACTGCCTATCGCCCACGCGCCGCTCGCGGCTGA
- a CDS encoding polysaccharide biosynthesis/export family protein, translated as MNAKILVLLMLPLAGCSSNSETQTMPVNILTATPANAQATDMPKVEQTLRPQDVLDVIFHISTSGSDAYRVQSGDQIGLNFTAASQLNGNQLVLPDGTINLPGANTSVKIAGLTSDEARDEIQRAYQRKQLFQPNRNQLTVQIISPLTNEQNLKSALNHPATGMSREITVGTDGYASFPEIGAVPLQGMTVNQLETFLNKRYAQLPGRMTVDVLLKSTAGNEIYVLGEVGQPGSYPIRRPVSVLEALTLARGTNVKARLDSVMIMRRNGNQVQAVRYDVEKALAGDASQIAYLQPDDMLYVPKTKLASAGDLARQLADVVLFQGVGFSFGYRVDNKGSNNN; from the coding sequence ATGAACGCCAAGATACTGGTTCTGCTGATGCTGCCGCTTGCAGGTTGCTCCAGCAACTCCGAAACCCAGACCATGCCGGTGAATATCCTCACCGCCACCCCGGCCAACGCCCAGGCCACCGACATGCCGAAGGTCGAGCAGACCCTGCGCCCGCAGGATGTGCTGGACGTGATCTTCCACATCAGCACCAGCGGCTCGGACGCTTACCGCGTGCAGTCGGGTGACCAGATCGGCCTGAACTTCACCGCTGCCAGCCAGCTCAACGGCAATCAACTGGTGCTGCCGGACGGCACCATCAATCTGCCGGGGGCCAACACTTCGGTGAAAATCGCCGGGCTGACCAGCGATGAGGCCCGGGATGAAATCCAGCGTGCCTATCAGCGCAAACAGTTGTTCCAGCCCAATCGCAACCAGCTGACTGTGCAGATCATCAGTCCGCTGACCAACGAGCAGAACCTGAAAAGCGCCCTCAACCACCCGGCCACCGGCATGAGCCGCGAGATCACCGTGGGCACTGACGGCTACGCGAGCTTCCCGGAAATCGGTGCCGTGCCGCTGCAAGGCATGACCGTCAATCAACTGGAAACCTTCCTCAACAAACGCTATGCGCAACTGCCGGGAAGGATGACCGTGGACGTGTTGCTCAAGTCCACCGCCGGTAACGAGATCTATGTGCTGGGTGAAGTCGGTCAGCCAGGTTCCTATCCGATTCGCCGGCCGGTTTCTGTGCTCGAAGCACTGACGCTGGCCCGAGGTACCAACGTCAAGGCGCGTCTGGACTCGGTGATGATCATGCGGCGCAACGGCAATCAGGTGCAGGCCGTGCGCTACGACGTCGAGAAAGCGCTGGCCGGCGACGCCTCGCAAATCGCCTACCTGCAACCTGACGACATGCTCTATGTGCCGAAGACCAAACTGGCGAGTGCCGGTGATCTGGCACGGCAGCTGGCCGACGTGGTGCTGTTCCAGGGCGTGGGGTTCAGCTTCGGCTACCGCGTCGACAACAAGGGCAGCAACAACAACTGA